In a single window of the Candidatus Deferrimicrobiaceae bacterium genome:
- a CDS encoding metallophosphoesterase yields MNSKLDRRQFLKLAGIGGVVFASGMGGFAEAAKTGTVGKDFFFVQLSDTHWGFKDEKVNPDWQGTLKKAVAAVNDLESPPAFIVFTGDLSHTTDDPKERRNRLSGFRDIAAGLKAGNIRYMPGEHDASLDNGEAFKEFFGPTRYTFDHEGVHFIALDNVSDPTSSIGDAQLAWLADDLRKLDPETMITVLTHRPLFDLYPQWDWATRDGAKAIELLTPFRNVTVFYGHIHQEHHRMTGNIPHHAARGLMYPLPEPGSVPKKAPIPWDPAHPYKGLGFREPKAIAGKSIYSLQEYPIR; encoded by the coding sequence ATGAACAGCAAGTTGGACCGGAGGCAGTTCCTCAAGCTGGCAGGGATCGGCGGCGTTGTCTTCGCCTCTGGCATGGGCGGATTCGCCGAGGCGGCCAAGACAGGCACGGTCGGGAAGGATTTCTTCTTCGTTCAGCTGTCCGACACCCACTGGGGCTTCAAGGACGAAAAGGTGAATCCGGACTGGCAGGGAACGCTGAAAAAAGCGGTCGCAGCGGTCAACGACCTCGAGTCTCCCCCGGCCTTCATCGTCTTCACCGGCGACCTGAGCCACACGACCGACGACCCGAAGGAGCGGCGTAATCGGTTGTCGGGCTTCCGCGACATCGCTGCAGGACTCAAGGCGGGGAACATCCGCTACATGCCGGGCGAGCACGACGCCTCCCTGGACAACGGCGAGGCGTTCAAGGAATTTTTCGGCCCGACCCGCTACACGTTCGACCACGAGGGCGTCCATTTCATCGCGCTCGACAACGTCTCCGATCCGACCTCGTCCATCGGCGACGCGCAGCTCGCCTGGCTGGCGGACGACCTCCGGAAGCTCGATCCCGAGACGATGATCACCGTGCTGACCCACCGGCCTCTCTTCGATCTCTACCCACAGTGGGACTGGGCGACGCGCGACGGAGCGAAAGCGATCGAGCTGCTCACCCCGTTCCGGAACGTGACGGTTTTCTACGGACACATCCACCAGGAACATCACCGGATGACCGGGAATATTCCGCACCACGCAGCGCGCGGGCTGATGTATCCCCTTCCCGAGCCCGGCTCGGTCCCGAAAAAGGCGCCGATCCCGTGGGACCCGGCGCATCCGTACAAGGGACTCGGGTTCCGGGAGCCGAAGGCGATCGCCGGGAAATCGATCTATTCGCTCCAGGAATACCCGATCCGCTAG